The Paracoccus sediminicola genome has a segment encoding these proteins:
- a CDS encoding primosomal protein N' codes for MSFYEEGQRIGVLTTEPVWLLDYLAPEGGVAEGQIVICPLGPRRVMGAVWGPGEGAFDAAKLRAVARLVDAAPLSPELRDFLSRAAEYTLTPLPMMLRMAMRAPDLGKPPAERKIIHRAGPPPSRMTEARQAVLRVLDDHGGAGFAPSELAQMAGVGTSVVKGLVAAGTLVEVSAPRDMPYPKLDPDLPGKALAPDQAEAATALREAVASDGYGTTLLRGVTGSGKTEVYLEAVAACLRAGRQALVLLPEIALSAEFLDRVEARFGARPGEWHSGISRTERRRLWHMAGQGEVSLVVGARSSLFLPFRDLGLIVVDEEHDSSYKQEDTVYYSARDMAVLRGAGASAQVVLASATPSLESWVNAGSGKYKRLDLRSRYGEAELPEMATIDLRAEKMPGGQWISPTLAQAVEARLARGEQSLLFLNRRGYAPVTVCRACGEQIGCQQCDARMVEHRFQNRLVCHQCGESRPIPAECPSCGVEGRLAPVGPGVERLAEEVAARFPDARATVLSSDLFGSARAMKETIAEIAEGDTEIIIGTQLVAKGHNFPRLTLVGVIDADLGLQGADLRAAERSFQLMRQVAGRAGRVAGDRPGLALLQTHQPDHAVIRAILAGDDEGFWDAEAAMRREAGMPPFGRLAGIILSHPDAATLADFARHLAGRAAPIAEAGAELWGPAPAPIARIRGRHRMRMLIRAPRQAALQKAISDWLGPVKLPVNMRLSVDIDPQSFL; via the coding sequence GTGAGTTTCTACGAGGAAGGCCAGAGGATCGGTGTGCTGACGACCGAGCCGGTCTGGCTGCTGGATTATCTGGCGCCGGAGGGCGGCGTGGCCGAGGGGCAGATCGTCATCTGCCCGCTGGGTCCGCGCCGGGTGATGGGTGCCGTCTGGGGGCCGGGCGAGGGGGCCTTTGACGCGGCGAAGCTGCGCGCGGTGGCGCGACTGGTCGATGCCGCGCCGCTTTCGCCGGAACTGCGCGATTTCCTCAGCCGCGCGGCGGAATACACGCTGACGCCCTTGCCGATGATGCTGCGCATGGCGATGCGCGCGCCGGATCTGGGCAAGCCTCCGGCCGAACGGAAGATCATCCACCGCGCCGGGCCTCCGCCCTCGCGCATGACCGAGGCGCGTCAAGCGGTGCTGCGCGTACTGGACGATCACGGCGGGGCGGGCTTCGCGCCCTCCGAGCTGGCGCAGATGGCCGGGGTCGGGACCAGCGTGGTCAAGGGGCTGGTCGCAGCCGGCACGCTGGTCGAGGTCTCGGCGCCGCGCGACATGCCCTATCCGAAGCTGGACCCCGATCTGCCGGGCAAGGCGCTGGCCCCGGATCAGGCCGAGGCGGCGACCGCGCTGCGCGAGGCGGTAGCCTCGGACGGCTATGGCACCACGCTTCTGCGCGGGGTGACCGGATCGGGCAAGACCGAGGTCTATCTGGAGGCCGTCGCCGCCTGCCTGCGCGCCGGGCGGCAGGCGCTTGTCCTGCTGCCCGAGATCGCGCTCTCTGCCGAGTTCCTCGACCGGGTCGAGGCGCGGTTCGGCGCGCGGCCCGGCGAATGGCATTCCGGCATCAGCCGGACCGAGCGGCGGCGGCTGTGGCACATGGCCGGGCAGGGCGAGGTTTCGCTGGTGGTCGGCGCGCGGTCCTCGCTGTTTCTGCCGTTCCGCGATCTGGGGCTGATCGTGGTCGATGAAGAGCATGATTCATCGTATAAACAGGAAGATACGGTCTATTATTCAGCCCGCGACATGGCGGTCCTGCGCGGGGCCGGGGCTTCTGCGCAGGTGGTGCTGGCCTCGGCCACGCCGAGCCTTGAAAGCTGGGTGAATGCGGGGTCGGGTAAGTATAAGCGGCTGGATCTGCGGTCGCGCTATGGCGAGGCGGAACTGCCCGAGATGGCGACGATCGATCTGCGCGCCGAAAAGATGCCGGGCGGGCAGTGGATCTCTCCGACGTTGGCGCAGGCGGTCGAGGCGCGGCTGGCGCGGGGCGAGCAGTCGCTGCTGTTCCTGAACCGCCGTGGCTATGCGCCGGTGACGGTCTGCCGGGCCTGTGGCGAACAGATCGGCTGTCAGCAATGCGATGCGCGGATGGTCGAGCATCGCTTCCAGAACCGGCTGGTCTGCCATCAGTGCGGCGAGTCGCGGCCCATTCCCGCCGAATGCCCGTCCTGCGGGGTCGAGGGCCGGCTGGCCCCGGTCGGGCCGGGGGTCGAGCGGCTGGCCGAAGAGGTCGCGGCGCGGTTTCCCGACGCCAGGGCCACGGTGCTGTCCTCGGATCTGTTCGGCTCGGCCCGAGCGATGAAAGAGACGATCGCCGAGATCGCAGAGGGCGATACGGAGATCATCATCGGCACGCAACTGGTTGCAAAAGGGCATAATTTTCCCCGGCTGACGCTGGTCGGGGTGATCGATGCCGATCTGGGTCTGCAAGGCGCCGATCTGCGCGCCGCCGAGCGGTCGTTTCAGCTGATGCGGCAGGTGGCGGGCCGCGCGGGTCGCGTGGCGGGGGATCGTCCGGGGTTGGCCTTGTTGCAGACCCATCAGCCGGATCATGCTGTCATCCGGGCGATCCTTGCCGGGGATGACGAGGGGTTCTGGGATGCCGAGGCGGCGATGCGCCGCGAGGCCGGAATGCCGCCATTCGGGCGGCTGGCGGGGATCATCCTGTCGCATCCCGATGCCGCGACGCTGGCCGATTTCGCCCGGCATCTGGCTGGCCGCGCCGCCCCGATTGCCGAGGCGGGGGCCGAGCTTTGGGGGCCCGCGCCCGCGCCCATCGCGCGCATCCGGGGGCGGCACCGGATGCGGATGCTGATCCGTGCGCCAAGGCAGGCGGCGTTGCAGAAGGCGATCTCGGACTGGCTGGGG